A section of the Halocalculus aciditolerans genome encodes:
- a CDS encoding ABC transporter substrate-binding protein, whose protein sequence is MARDTADGRFTRRDYLATGGALAAAGLLAGCSGSGDDTTRSTTDDTATTAGTTQRTTEDDAYTVSMEPVGDVTFDGVPETWFSYTGDYADMGVALGQADGLAAIGLPSRFGTHYYADLPGVSVDADSLTKLYQDGTGKEIFYEVDADVHVIDPNFMVNRLQWSQDDVDEIRENAAPFFGNTIFTRVYDWHDYRYYSLYEAFEKLADLFQERERYEAFKSYHDEVVADVQRRLPDTTPEMALLYPAGTPPDSFYPYLVGDGTAAKQWRDLGVDDALAAAGVTDAQAGGGTLDYEALLDIDPDAIAVRISGNVTEQYFQENVVAHMENHDVASQLTAVQDGRVFYGGLTYQGPIIHLYQLEMAARGLFPDVFGDEELFDRQRVADIVAGAT, encoded by the coding sequence ATGGCTCGGGACACAGCTGACGGACGGTTCACCAGGCGTGACTACCTCGCGACCGGCGGTGCGCTCGCCGCCGCCGGCCTCCTCGCCGGCTGCAGCGGGAGCGGCGACGACACGACCCGGAGCACGACCGACGACACCGCCACGACGGCCGGAACCACCCAGCGCACGACCGAAGACGACGCCTACACCGTCTCCATGGAGCCCGTCGGCGACGTGACCTTCGACGGCGTCCCCGAGACGTGGTTCTCCTACACCGGCGACTACGCCGACATGGGCGTCGCCCTCGGACAGGCCGACGGCCTCGCCGCCATCGGCCTCCCCTCGCGCTTCGGCACCCACTACTACGCCGACCTCCCCGGCGTCTCCGTCGACGCAGACTCCCTCACTAAACTCTACCAGGACGGCACCGGGAAGGAGATATTCTACGAGGTCGACGCCGACGTCCACGTCATCGACCCGAACTTCATGGTCAACCGCCTCCAGTGGAGCCAGGACGACGTCGACGAAATCCGCGAGAACGCCGCGCCCTTCTTCGGGAACACGATATTCACGCGGGTCTACGACTGGCACGACTACCGGTACTACTCGCTCTACGAGGCCTTCGAGAAACTCGCCGACCTCTTCCAGGAGCGCGAACGCTACGAGGCCTTCAAATCCTACCACGACGAAGTCGTCGCCGACGTCCAGCGCCGCCTCCCCGACACCACGCCCGAGATGGCGCTCCTCTACCCCGCCGGGACGCCGCCGGACTCCTTCTACCCCTACCTCGTCGGCGACGGCACGGCCGCGAAGCAGTGGCGCGACCTCGGCGTCGACGACGCGCTCGCCGCGGCCGGCGTCACCGACGCACAGGCCGGCGGCGGCACCCTCGACTACGAAGCGCTCCTCGACATCGACCCCGACGCCATCGCCGTCCGCATCTCCGGGAACGTCACCGAGCAGTACTTCCAGGAGAACGTCGTCGCGCACATGGAAAACCACGACGTCGCGAGCCAGCTCACCGCCGTTCAGGACGGCCGCGTCTTCTACGGCGGCCTCACCTACCAGGGCCCCATCATCCACCTCTACCAGCTCGAAATGGCCGCCCGCGGCCTCTTCCCCGACGTCTTCGGTGACGAGGAACTGTTCGACCGCCAGCGCGTCGCCGACATCGTCGCCGGAGCGACCTAA
- a CDS encoding GAF domain-containing protein, which yields MLLYVDPDPGEREATTRALADAGFETTACSSLDDARAVLDGPESVDCLVTEYDLSDGTGLELFRDARDATPDATCILYTDRPLDDIDTAAFGDVVADYLRKDDDAIDELVSLVEHSQTVFPQTAYPLPEDEGARVAALDRYTADPEGLDAALDRLTELAVALFDLDSAAVGLIDAHHERFLSCHGAAFDAMDREDTVCTFTILDDDVTVIEDLADDPRFEANQGLRDANIRFYAGAPLTTPDGHPIGVFCLHDSIPREFAAEDRERLRLLADEAMSQLDLHRRLDERGERDD from the coding sequence ATGCTCCTCTACGTCGACCCGGACCCCGGCGAGCGCGAGGCGACGACCCGAGCCCTCGCCGACGCCGGCTTCGAGACGACGGCGTGTTCGTCCCTCGACGACGCTCGCGCGGTTCTCGACGGCCCCGAGTCCGTCGACTGCCTCGTCACCGAGTACGACCTCTCGGACGGGACCGGCCTCGAACTCTTCCGGGACGCCCGCGACGCGACGCCGGACGCCACCTGCATCCTCTACACCGACCGCCCGCTCGACGACATCGACACCGCGGCGTTCGGAGACGTCGTCGCCGACTACCTCCGGAAGGACGACGACGCCATCGACGAACTCGTCTCGCTCGTCGAGCACAGCCAGACCGTCTTCCCGCAGACCGCGTACCCGCTCCCCGAGGACGAGGGCGCGCGCGTCGCCGCGCTCGACCGCTACACCGCCGACCCCGAAGGGCTCGACGCGGCGCTCGACCGCCTCACCGAGCTCGCCGTCGCGCTCTTCGACCTCGACTCCGCCGCCGTCGGCCTCATCGACGCCCACCACGAGCGCTTTCTCTCCTGTCACGGCGCGGCGTTCGACGCGATGGACCGCGAGGACACCGTCTGCACCTTCACGATTCTCGACGACGACGTGACCGTCATCGAGGACCTCGCCGACGACCCGCGGTTCGAGGCGAACCAGGGACTCAGAGACGCGAACATTCGGTTCTACGCCGGCGCGCCGCTCACGACGCCCGACGGCCACCCCATCGGCGTCTTCTGCCTCCACGACAGCATACCCCGCGAGTTCGCGGCCGAGGACCGCGAGCGCCTCCGCCTGCTCGCCGACGAAGCGATGTCGCAGCTCGACCTCCACCGCCGCCTCGACGAGCGAGGTGAACGCGATGACTGA
- a CDS encoding TetR/AcrR family transcriptional regulator, whose amino-acid sequence MTATSDAESGGGTREEIMEATFRALSKHGYTDLRVRDIGEEFEKSRTLIHYHFDGKHDLISAFLEYLVDQYEDRPDLDADDDSWEVLGARIDQCLFGPDLGGDFDHWDRMKVYHELFSQARHNDRHREIFNEHYAKIRGNITRVLEAGIERGDFADVDPDDLAQLVTDVIHASRARKISLGHDDAPEQARRAIDDFVLPALDPECASERDAARDGGPR is encoded by the coding sequence ATGACCGCTACGAGTGACGCCGAGTCCGGCGGGGGGACTCGCGAGGAGATCATGGAGGCGACGTTCCGCGCGCTCAGCAAGCACGGCTACACCGACCTCCGCGTGCGCGACATCGGCGAGGAGTTCGAGAAGAGCCGAACGCTCATCCACTACCACTTCGACGGGAAACACGACCTCATCTCCGCCTTCCTCGAATACCTCGTCGACCAGTACGAGGACCGCCCCGACCTCGACGCCGACGACGACTCCTGGGAGGTCCTCGGCGCGCGCATCGACCAGTGCCTCTTCGGCCCCGACCTCGGCGGGGACTTCGACCACTGGGACCGCATGAAGGTCTACCACGAACTCTTCTCGCAGGCCCGGCACAACGACCGCCACCGCGAGATATTCAACGAACACTACGCGAAAATCCGCGGGAACATCACGCGCGTCCTCGAAGCCGGTATCGAACGCGGCGACTTCGCCGACGTCGACCCCGACGACCTCGCTCAGCTCGTCACCGACGTCATCCACGCCTCGCGCGCGCGGAAGATTTCGCTCGGCCACGACGACGCCCCCGAGCAGGCCCGCCGCGCCATCGACGACTTCGTCCTCCCCGCGCTCGACCCCGAGTGCGCCTCCGAACGCGACGCCGCGCGCGACGGCGGACCGCGCTAG
- a CDS encoding flavin reductase family protein: protein MVDADAFRGVMGEFATGVTVVTLPGENGTPHGITVNAFASLSLDPPLVLVSLDHGTEAHRILADGDADSYAVNILAHDQRGLAEHFAGMTDGDADPFETEHTTTEATGAPVFTDSLAYVDCTIHDTIEEGDHTLYVGRAERADTPNPDADPLTFHRGDWGTITTDD from the coding sequence ATGGTCGACGCCGACGCCTTCCGCGGCGTGATGGGCGAGTTCGCGACCGGCGTCACCGTCGTGACGCTCCCCGGCGAGAACGGAACTCCGCACGGTATCACGGTGAACGCGTTCGCCAGCCTCTCCCTCGACCCGCCGCTCGTCCTCGTCTCCCTCGACCACGGCACCGAAGCCCACCGCATTCTCGCCGACGGCGACGCGGACAGCTACGCCGTGAACATCCTCGCGCACGACCAGCGCGGCCTCGCCGAACACTTCGCCGGCATGACCGACGGCGACGCCGACCCCTTCGAAACGGAACATACCACCACCGAGGCCACCGGCGCGCCCGTCTTCACGGACTCCCTCGCCTACGTCGACTGCACCATCCACGACACCATCGAAGAAGGCGACCACACCCTCTACGTCGGCCGCGCCGAACGCGCCGACACCCCCAACCCCGACGCCGACCCGCTCACCTTCCACCGCGGCGACTGGGGCACCATCACCACCGACGACTAA
- a CDS encoding winged helix-turn-helix domain-containing protein, with amino-acid sequence MSQHDQRGGAESEPRREEASADREPVARTESRLLPAEVFSILGNDTRVDILRALLELGADDAPVRFTDLFERVDIDDSANFNYHLRRLTGHFIKQRDEGYEFRHPGRKVVSAIFTGTLTERAQVGFFPVDGTCYDCGGYLHGWYVDDELSIGCVDCGTIQVSYPFPSGGLDDRTTDDLLQAFHHYVRHHYCLAADGVCPECTGSVDTTLVRDPADEALDVAVDHVCERCGYALQSTVGVTLLDDPNVLLFHSERDVDLNAEHFWHFDWCVSDTHTDVLDDDPLRVRVTVDCDGDELRVVLDDTLTVVETTVVEHHTR; translated from the coding sequence ATGAGCCAACACGACCAGCGCGGGGGCGCGGAGTCCGAGCCGCGGCGCGAGGAGGCGTCGGCGGACCGCGAACCCGTCGCGCGCACGGAGTCCCGGCTGCTCCCGGCGGAGGTGTTCTCCATCCTCGGGAACGACACGCGCGTCGACATCCTGCGCGCGCTCCTCGAACTCGGCGCGGACGACGCGCCCGTGCGCTTCACCGACCTCTTCGAGCGCGTGGACATCGACGACAGCGCGAACTTCAACTACCACCTCCGCCGGCTCACCGGCCACTTCATCAAGCAGCGCGACGAGGGCTACGAGTTCCGCCACCCCGGCCGGAAAGTCGTGAGCGCCATCTTCACCGGGACGCTCACCGAGCGCGCACAGGTCGGGTTCTTCCCCGTCGACGGCACCTGCTACGACTGCGGCGGCTACCTCCACGGCTGGTACGTCGACGACGAGCTCTCCATCGGCTGCGTCGACTGCGGCACCATCCAAGTGAGCTACCCCTTCCCCTCCGGCGGCCTCGACGACCGCACGACCGACGACCTCCTGCAGGCCTTCCACCACTACGTCCGCCACCACTACTGTCTCGCCGCCGACGGCGTCTGCCCGGAGTGCACCGGCTCCGTCGACACCACGCTCGTCCGCGACCCCGCCGACGAAGCCCTCGACGTCGCCGTCGACCACGTCTGCGAGCGCTGCGGCTACGCCCTCCAATCGACCGTCGGCGTGACGCTCCTCGACGACCCGAACGTCCTCCTCTTCCACTCCGAGCGCGACGTCGACCTGAACGCCGAGCACTTCTGGCACTTCGACTGGTGCGTCAGCGACACCCACACCGACGTCCTCGACGACGACCCGCTCCGCGTCCGCGTCACCGTCGACTGCGACGGCGACGAACTCCGCGTCGTCCTCGACGACACCCTCACCGTCGTCGAAACCACCGTCGTCGAACACCACACCCGCTAG
- a CDS encoding DUF7504 family protein codes for MTEDYAFDDLPLDAIRAGTTVLVTGPTHGGAREVALRMLNGADDEATIVVTTNQRASRIASDAERVGIRVSEETAAIIDCVGDDDNGVPARLLTVSGPSDLTGIGMRFSDVYRDFQGTGIERVRTGLFSVSTLLTFSDLKTVSRFVHTLAGRVDAVDGLGVLLVDPANHDERAVSTLAQLCNGQVAVRDGESGIELRASLTGHGREWRSVDSV; via the coding sequence ATGACTGAGGACTACGCGTTCGACGACCTCCCGCTGGACGCGATTCGGGCGGGAACGACCGTGCTCGTCACCGGGCCGACGCACGGCGGCGCGCGCGAAGTCGCCCTCCGGATGCTCAACGGCGCGGACGACGAGGCCACCATCGTGGTGACGACGAACCAGCGGGCGTCCCGCATCGCGTCGGACGCAGAGCGCGTCGGGATTCGCGTCTCCGAGGAGACGGCCGCCATCATCGACTGCGTCGGCGACGACGACAACGGCGTCCCCGCGCGCCTCCTGACCGTCTCCGGGCCGTCCGACCTCACCGGCATCGGGATGCGGTTCTCCGACGTCTACCGCGACTTCCAGGGGACCGGCATCGAGCGCGTCCGCACCGGGCTCTTCTCGGTGTCGACGCTCCTCACCTTCAGCGACCTGAAAACCGTCTCCCGGTTCGTCCACACGCTCGCCGGCCGCGTCGACGCCGTCGACGGGCTCGGCGTCCTCCTCGTCGACCCCGCGAACCACGACGAGCGCGCCGTCAGCACGCTCGCCCAGCTCTGCAACGGGCAGGTCGCCGTCAGAGACGGAGAGTCGGGTATCGAGCTCCGCGCGAGCCTCACCGGACACGGCCGGGAGTGGCGGTCCGTCGACTCCGTCTAG